In the Oncorhynchus keta strain PuntledgeMale-10-30-2019 chromosome 32, Oket_V2, whole genome shotgun sequence genome, GCTTTCCAGAACCTCTTTACTGCTGGACagcttttatttttgttttaacaGACCCTCCTTTTGCTTTCAACACTGTTTTGACTTTTGACTACTGATTCCAAGCTTTCTTTGTGGACCAGTGTGTTATTTGCATGCATTTGTTTGAAAGTTATTTTTTAAACTGTACCATTCAAATGAACAAACggcttaattatttattaatTATTGAATGTAAATGTTTAAGGGTAGAGTGGATCTGAAAACCAGTGACACACATCTGCTAATTAAAATGTTATGACCCAACTGTGGCTTTTTACAACTATCTTAACCAATGATCATGAGAATAGATGTTTTCTTTCACTTTAGATTGGTTAATTATATACTTCCCACAAGTCTGGAAAGTCCCCATCTTTCTGTTGTTTACTTACTGGTAGGGTTGTGAGATGCCCTCCAGTGTTTTGGGGGACATCACGTTGCGGCCTGCCCCTGGCCCTAGTCTGGCTGATCCACGATCTATGCTGCTATGCTGGTGTTAGAGAGGGACTTCAATGGAGTTAAATGTTGCTCAGTCCGGACAACGATGGTGTGACGGAGCAGAGTGTTGACAGCAAGGTGCTTAGAAATGGTGAGCGGAATATCCTCGGTAGACGGACAGACCTAGCTGCTGTCTGTTCTGGCCTGATGGACCATTAGGTTCTGAGGCTACAGCCTACAGGTGATCTCTGTCTAAGCTACTGTTCTGGAAGAAAAATCTCTGTTTCCTATGTTTCCTCGTACTGATTTTCATAGGAATTACAGGTCAAAGAGTGTAACTCTTCATGATAGGTTATTATGATGACGTAAACCTTGCCCTTGAGTCTCTCAATGCTCAACACTAATACACTatctctctactgtcattccaaTCCTGTTGCACAGACAAAAGCAGCAACTGTCTGCCTGTGTGGGTGCTTAGCTGGAGATGTAGCAAAGGGACAAAGTACACAGTGTATTTGCAGCAGTTGCACATGTGGTCACACACAGTACTTTCTGTGTAATGCTCAGGGGAGAGTTGTGCCTGAGGGCAGATGCCAGATCTGTCCAGATTGGATCTATTTTTGAACCCTAAGAAATGTCTGATCACCCCAGGTTCACAGGCCAAAGCAGGCCCTATGGCAGTAAgaatcagtcacacacacacacatcacacacacaactgcTCTGATTTGTGTCTTAAGCAAGTCTGACCTTAATAAACTATGTCACTGTAACACAGACCAACTCATTACTTTGTCTCCCCTAGATGAGTCGACACTTGAATCAACCTTTTTCCCTCTTTTAAAATGTCTATTTAAagggacatttaaaaaaaacaattctgCTTCATAgtcatcatctccagcacaaccccaacatcaacatatgtggAAATTGtgcgtttctatgttttgtagtaaagaAAAGTGTTTCCAATGATATCATCAACCAATGCCTACTCATAATTGATTAAAATCACACAATGCACACTATTGTATGCCCTGTTGATAATcctgaccatgtctctctgaTTCTCTGCAGGTGACCCAACCAGGCTTCCTGGGCCACTGAGACGTGATTCTGGGACGGGCACAGTCCCTCCCCTCAGCCTGCCTGCCCTGcgtcctccccctgtctcccagacgTCTCCTCTTGAGAGAATGACCATCGGCCCAGACCAGCTCTACCGTCACCATACCACTGTGTGAATGACTCTTTGCCGAAAAGCCACCGTGCTCTGCCACCCCGTTGTTGCCATGAAGAGCAAGTATTCCCAGTACTACAACCGGACCCTGATCCATGCCTACTATGTGTTTGCCAAGGACATGACCTGGGAGGAGTTAGAGGAGCGCACCAACGGGAAGGCCCAGCTCAGCTCCCTCAACATCGTCTTCGTCATCATCTGCAGCATCATCATTCTGGAGAACTTGCTGCTGCTCATTGCCGTGTTCCGCAACAAGAAGTTCCACACCGCCATGTTCTTCTTCATCGGGAACCTAGCCTTCTCCGACCTGCTGGCCGGCTCAGCCTACATCGCCAACATCTTCCTATCAGGGCCGAGGACCTTTGAGTTGGTGCCGGTGCAGTGGTTCATCCGGGAGGGCACAGCCTTTATAGCGCTGGCCGCCTCCGTCTTCAGCCTGCTGGCCATCGCCATCGAGCGCTACATCGCCATCACCAAGGTTAGGGTTTACGGCTCTAACAGGACGTGTCGTATGTTCCTGCTGATCGGGACGTGCTGGGTCACCTCCATCCTCCTGGGGGGCCTGCCCATCATCGGCTGGAACTGCATCAACAACCTGCCTGAGTGCTCGGCCTTGCTGCCCCTCTATTCCAAGAAGTACATCCTGTTCGTGGTCACCATCTTCAGCATCATCCTGCTCTCTATCGGCATCCTTTACGTGCGCATCTACCTGATCGTGCGCTCCAGCCACCAGGAGGCCACCAACTCTCCGGCCTACGCCCTGCTGAAGACAGTCACCATCGTGCTGGGCGTCTTCATCATGTGCTGGCTGCCTGCCTTCACCGTCCTCCTCCTGGACACCTCCTGCCGCAGGCTGGACTGCCCCGTCCTCTCCAAGGCAGACATCTTCTTCGGCATCGCCATGCTCAACTCGGCACTCAACCCACTGATCTACACGCTACGCAGCAAGGACATGAGAAAAGAGTTCCTGCGTGTGCTGTGCTGCTGGGGGCTGCTGACCAGCGGGCGCCCCACTGACCGATGCCTGGTGCCCCTCAAGAGCTCCAGCTCTATGGAGCACTGTACCAACAAACACGAACACCAGACCACGCCCATCATGCAGGCAGAGTGCACCACCTGTGTCTGACTCAATGCTATAATCGCACAATGTGTGTTTCTGAATGTGaaggtgtgtgcgtgtatgtctgTTAGACTTGGTGTGTGAGAGGGATAGTGTGTGTGATGGGGCTGTGTGCAGGTGAAGAGACTTAAAGAGGAAAGCACACCTGTGAACCCCCATCCCCACTCCAGACCTGCCACATAGAAGacggtctgtctgtttgtctggagAGATGTCACAACATCGTTGACTCTCATTACAATCATAC is a window encoding:
- the LOC118365415 gene encoding sphingosine 1-phosphate receptor 2-like, translating into MTLCRKATVLCHPVVAMKSKYSQYYNRTLIHAYYVFAKDMTWEELEERTNGKAQLSSLNIVFVIICSIIILENLLLLIAVFRNKKFHTAMFFFIGNLAFSDLLAGSAYIANIFLSGPRTFELVPVQWFIREGTAFIALAASVFSLLAIAIERYIAITKVRVYGSNRTCRMFLLIGTCWVTSILLGGLPIIGWNCINNLPECSALLPLYSKKYILFVVTIFSIILLSIGILYVRIYLIVRSSHQEATNSPAYALLKTVTIVLGVFIMCWLPAFTVLLLDTSCRRLDCPVLSKADIFFGIAMLNSALNPLIYTLRSKDMRKEFLRVLCCWGLLTSGRPTDRCLVPLKSSSSMEHCTNKHEHQTTPIMQAECTTCV